A genomic stretch from Natronomonas gomsonensis includes:
- a CDS encoding GMC family oxidoreductase N-terminal domain-containing protein, whose product MYERDTDVVVVGAGGDGPALAWRLGQLGIDVTILEAGPFYGNEKWEAPNDAPGGEHSGNPSDLSGKLYDEQFTSKEADMNDPVTGKLRWGPADSDRPPWQRTVPQQALISQLSGVGGTTQHYYANHPRAFVTSVDDQPHWPIDYEELVPYYQLLEETHPVEPAPTTPKAEVFFEGARRSGYDLNDGYNVTEAGYRPFPNAIPQPDERLMRDGGGDVEEDNVPGGENGQYRYPDYEGDTLAMHEHQGGPHPRGAPMRERARRSSNVSLVPRALDTGNVEIRPNAFATGILTEGGAAEEATGVEFRDTWAGTTERIHADVVVLAAGCIETPRLWLNSGLPDNGWVGRGLTTHHFDFVAGTFDPDTLEALIGQRAVEPHQGQAAGSRVDVPGKGGIAVNTFAPGITAMAMYAAAQGEWAFDRDTAGEPWDTAGRLAGRQLKEQMADYRRTLTLICHTDDRPRQENGVSIDETTEDEHGPVPLVEWEAHPEDDARRDDLARRAAEILDEAGAEHVHRTDAAPILLHMQSSMAMGKVLDTGCEAKDVSRLFVADHSALSNGVGGANPTHSGQALALRTAEAVAERYFGGVDDPIGSV is encoded by the coding sequence ATGTACGAACGCGACACCGATGTCGTCGTCGTCGGTGCGGGCGGTGACGGCCCGGCGCTGGCGTGGCGACTCGGCCAACTCGGCATCGACGTGACGATACTTGAGGCCGGCCCCTTCTACGGCAACGAGAAGTGGGAGGCGCCCAACGACGCCCCGGGCGGCGAACACTCCGGGAACCCCTCGGACCTCTCGGGCAAACTGTACGACGAGCAGTTCACCTCGAAGGAGGCCGACATGAACGACCCCGTCACCGGGAAACTGCGGTGGGGGCCGGCCGACTCCGACCGGCCGCCGTGGCAACGGACGGTTCCCCAGCAGGCGCTCATCTCCCAACTGTCGGGCGTCGGCGGAACGACCCAACACTACTACGCAAACCACCCACGGGCGTTCGTCACGAGCGTCGACGACCAACCGCACTGGCCAATCGACTACGAGGAACTGGTACCGTACTACCAACTGCTGGAGGAGACCCATCCCGTCGAACCGGCGCCGACGACGCCGAAAGCCGAGGTGTTCTTCGAGGGCGCGCGTCGGTCGGGCTACGACCTCAACGACGGATACAACGTCACCGAAGCGGGGTATCGTCCCTTCCCCAACGCCATCCCGCAACCGGACGAGCGACTGATGCGCGACGGCGGGGGCGATGTGGAGGAAGACAACGTCCCGGGCGGCGAGAACGGCCAGTACCGCTACCCAGACTACGAGGGCGACACGCTGGCGATGCACGAACATCAGGGTGGCCCCCATCCCCGAGGCGCGCCGATGCGGGAGCGGGCGCGTCGCTCCTCGAACGTCTCGCTGGTGCCGCGGGCGCTCGACACCGGTAACGTCGAGATACGACCGAACGCGTTCGCGACGGGCATTCTCACCGAGGGCGGTGCGGCCGAGGAGGCCACCGGCGTCGAGTTCCGCGACACGTGGGCGGGGACGACCGAGCGCATCCACGCCGACGTGGTCGTCCTCGCGGCGGGCTGTATCGAGACGCCGCGGCTGTGGCTCAACTCCGGGTTACCGGATAACGGCTGGGTCGGCCGGGGGCTGACCACCCACCACTTCGATTTCGTCGCGGGCACCTTCGACCCAGATACCCTCGAAGCGCTCATCGGCCAGCGTGCGGTCGAACCCCATCAGGGGCAGGCCGCCGGTTCGCGGGTCGACGTTCCCGGCAAAGGCGGCATCGCCGTCAACACGTTCGCGCCCGGCATCACCGCGATGGCGATGTACGCCGCCGCACAGGGCGAGTGGGCCTTCGACCGCGACACCGCGGGCGAGCCGTGGGACACCGCCGGTCGACTCGCCGGCCGGCAACTCAAAGAACAGATGGCCGACTACCGCCGGACGCTGACGCTCATCTGTCACACCGACGACCGGCCCCGACAGGAAAACGGCGTCTCCATCGACGAGACGACCGAGGACGAACACGGTCCCGTCCCGCTCGTCGAGTGGGAGGCCCACCCCGAAGACGACGCCCGACGCGACGACCTCGCCCGACGGGCCGCGGAAATCCTCGACGAAGCCGGCGCCGAGCACGTCCACCGAACCGACGCCGCGCCGATTCTGTTGCACATGCAGTCCTCGATGGCGATGGGGAAGGTGCTCGATACGGGCTGTGAGGCGAAGGACGTGAGTCGGCTGTTCGTCGCCGACCACTCGGCGCTTTCCAACGGCGTCGGCGGCGCCAATCCCACCCACTCGGGGCAGGCGCTGGCGCTGCGGACCGCCGAAGCAGTCGCCGAACGCTACTTCGGCGGCGTCGACGACCCCATCGGGTCCGTCTGA